From the Sinorhizobium garamanticum genome, one window contains:
- a CDS encoding LysR family transcriptional regulator, which yields MANPGTPTFEQLRVFLAVVDAGSFAGAARTLNRAVSVVSYGISNLEAQLGLELFERDRTRKPKLTAAGRTVLAEARALAQGIDGLRAKVKGLIDGLEAEVDVAVDVMLPAERIGKALRAFAEAFPTVSLCLHVESLGAVTAAVLERRAVIGISGPLATAVEGVRCVAAGSVPMVPVAAPDHPLGRMERIEPGEARNHVQLVLTDRSPLTEGQDFAVLSPRTWRLADLGAKHALLRQGLGWGNMPLPLVQPDLDDGTLMRLAIPDHNGGIYRFAGVWRRDTPPGPAASWLLDQFVALGAGDMDEEGFAGI from the coding sequence ATGGCAAATCCCGGCACACCAACGTTCGAGCAGCTTCGCGTGTTTCTGGCCGTGGTCGATGCCGGGAGTTTTGCAGGAGCGGCCCGCACGCTCAATCGGGCCGTTTCCGTCGTCAGCTACGGCATTTCCAATCTGGAAGCGCAACTCGGGCTCGAGTTGTTCGAGCGTGACCGTACACGCAAACCCAAGCTGACGGCCGCAGGACGCACGGTGCTGGCGGAGGCGCGCGCGCTTGCCCAGGGAATCGATGGCCTACGCGCCAAGGTGAAGGGTTTGATAGACGGGTTGGAGGCGGAGGTGGACGTCGCCGTCGACGTGATGCTGCCGGCGGAGAGGATCGGAAAGGCACTGCGTGCCTTCGCCGAGGCGTTTCCGACGGTATCGCTGTGCCTGCATGTTGAATCCCTGGGCGCGGTTACCGCGGCGGTGCTCGAACGCAGGGCCGTGATCGGCATTTCCGGCCCGCTGGCAACGGCCGTAGAAGGGGTGCGCTGCGTTGCGGCAGGGTCGGTGCCGATGGTGCCGGTGGCAGCGCCCGACCACCCGCTCGGACGCATGGAGAGGATCGAGCCGGGAGAGGCGCGCAATCATGTTCAACTCGTCCTGACGGATCGCTCTCCCTTAACCGAGGGGCAGGACTTCGCCGTACTCAGTCCCCGCACCTGGAGGCTTGCCGACCTCGGCGCGAAGCATGCGCTGCTGCGCCAGGGGCTCGGCTGGGGCAACATGCCCCTGCCTTTGGTCCAGCCCGATCTAGATGACGGCACGCTTATGCGACTGGCCATCCCTGACCACAATGGCGGGATCTATCGTTTCGCCGGCGTTTGGCGGCGCGACACACCGCCGGGGCCGGCCGCTTCGTGGCTTTTGGACCAGTTCGTGGCCTTGGGCGCCGGCGACATGGACGAAGAAGGCTTTGCCGGGATCTAG
- a CDS encoding RidA family protein, giving the protein MNSPKKIANFGVPWENAYGYSQAVQVKDIIYVSGQLSHDKEGNLVAPAKLDSAGRPIDFSSMEAQMRQTYINAAAVLAKFGASLDEVVEETLYVLDVDAAFAAAGKVRKEMYGTEMPQCASNLIGVSRLAFPEQLIEVTFRAVLPS; this is encoded by the coding sequence ATGAATTCCCCGAAGAAGATCGCAAATTTCGGCGTGCCCTGGGAAAACGCATATGGCTACTCCCAGGCAGTGCAGGTCAAAGACATCATCTACGTTTCCGGCCAACTTAGTCACGATAAGGAGGGCAATCTCGTTGCACCCGCAAAGTTGGATTCGGCTGGCAGGCCGATAGATTTTTCGAGCATGGAAGCTCAGATGCGGCAGACCTACATCAATGCCGCAGCGGTTCTGGCCAAGTTCGGTGCTTCGCTCGACGAAGTTGTCGAAGAGACGCTATATGTACTCGACGTGGATGCCGCCTTTGCGGCCGCTGGCAAGGTCCGGAAAGAAATGTACGGAACCGAGATGCCACAATGCGCAAGCAACCTGATCGGCGTTTCCCGGCTGGCGTTTCCCGAACAACTGATCGAGGTCACGTTCCGGGCCGTGCTGCCGTCGTAG
- a CDS encoding hydrolase — MLVLIDHQAGLAFAVESIDRQMLLNNTIALAKTAQVFGLPTIVSTSATKVYSGPLMPAVQAVIPDVPVIDRRSMNAWEDEAVRVAVQATGRRRIIVSGILTEACVSFFVLSALVEGYEVFVVGDACGGLTPVSHDLALRRMEASGAQMTSWIQILLEMQRDWTRKETYDGARSIVEEHGGGYGIGLNYARDMIKPCVSACQAT, encoded by the coding sequence ATGCTTGTCCTGATCGATCACCAGGCAGGCTTGGCTTTTGCCGTGGAATCCATCGACCGGCAGATGCTCTTGAACAACACAATAGCCCTGGCGAAGACAGCCCAGGTCTTCGGTCTGCCGACCATTGTCTCGACGTCTGCAACGAAGGTTTACAGCGGACCGCTTATGCCTGCTGTCCAAGCTGTCATCCCGGACGTGCCAGTGATTGACCGGCGAAGCATGAACGCTTGGGAGGACGAAGCGGTTCGCGTTGCGGTTCAAGCTACTGGACGTCGCCGCATCATTGTGTCCGGAATTCTTACTGAAGCCTGCGTATCGTTTTTCGTACTTTCCGCCCTTGTCGAAGGCTACGAGGTGTTCGTCGTCGGGGACGCGTGCGGTGGTTTGACCCCTGTAAGCCACGATCTCGCGCTCCGCCGCATGGAGGCGTCCGGCGCTCAGATGACATCGTGGATACAGATCTTGCTGGAAATGCAGCGCGACTGGACTCGCAAGGAAACCTACGACGGCGCCCGGTCGATCGTTGAAGAACATGGTGGTGGGTACGGCATCGGTTTGAACTACGCTCGCGATATGATCAAACCATGCGTCAGTGCCTGCCAGGCAACGTGA
- a CDS encoding MBL fold metallo-hydrolase translates to MSQAETKSRTIGQQKTNMSLDNTSHRDRPGLDELVPSRYAVRVGEIDVLVISDGVLTPPAESMATNADPAIRGAWLDERFLSKDAFDWALNAVVVRSGGQTILIDSGLGEEYPDFPRAGQFVHRLEAAGVDLASVTDVVLTHMHFDHVGGLLVEGVKERLRPDLRVHVSAAETKFWESPDFSRTAMPPALAELARRASIQFLDVYRSHLRTFDEQSEVAPGVVVTRTGGHTPGHSVVRLASGGDRLMFAGDAIFPVSFDHPEWHNGFEHDPEEATRVRLRLMRELAETGSWLVSTHMPFPSVGRVAAAGDLYRWVPAWWDY, encoded by the coding sequence ATGTCACAGGCAGAAACAAAATCCCGCACGATTGGTCAGCAGAAGACAAACATGAGCTTGGACAACACCTCACACCGCGATAGGCCGGGGCTTGATGAGCTGGTTCCGTCGCGCTACGCGGTGCGGGTCGGCGAGATCGACGTGCTGGTGATCAGCGATGGAGTGCTAACGCCGCCAGCCGAGTCAATGGCCACCAACGCCGACCCGGCAATCCGGGGGGCCTGGCTGGACGAAAGGTTCCTGTCGAAGGACGCCTTCGATTGGGCGCTGAACGCGGTCGTAGTGCGCAGCGGCGGCCAGACGATACTTATCGACAGTGGTTTAGGGGAGGAGTACCCGGACTTCCCGCGGGCCGGGCAGTTTGTTCATCGACTGGAGGCCGCCGGCGTCGATCTCGCGTCCGTGACCGACGTGGTGCTGACGCACATGCACTTTGACCACGTGGGCGGGCTCCTCGTCGAAGGCGTGAAGGAGCGGCTGCGTCCGGACCTTCGCGTCCACGTGTCCGCCGCAGAGACCAAGTTCTGGGAGTCGCCCGATTTCTCCCGCACGGCCATGCCGCCGGCGCTTGCGGAGTTGGCCCGGCGAGCGTCCATCCAGTTCCTGGACGTTTATCGCAGCCATCTGCGGACCTTTGATGAGCAGTCCGAGGTGGCACCGGGCGTGGTCGTCACTCGCACCGGCGGCCACACCCCTGGGCACAGCGTGGTCCGCCTGGCGTCTGGCGGCGACCGGCTGATGTTCGCCGGCGACGCCATATTTCCGGTTTCGTTCGACCACCCCGAGTGGCACAACGGTTTCGAACACGACCCGGAGGAGGCGACCCGCGTTCGGCTCCGTCTTATGCGGGAGCTTGCGGAGACCGGCTCGTGGCTGGTTTCCACGCATATGCCGTTCCCGTCCGTCGGCCGTGTGGCGGCCGCCGGCGACCTCTATCGCTGGGTCCCGGCCTGGTGGGACTACTGA
- a CDS encoding NAD(P)/FAD-dependent oxidoreductase: MRKYDVVIIGGGIAGLSLAYFLSQHRSVAVIEREDALGYHSTGRSAAEFVLRYNAPEVCALARIAKVFFDKPPQGFSDVQLLKQRGGVMIASDDKIERFETALADERAFTPEIERLTPEQAVSRIPILKPDYVAAAYHDPNFWDIEVENLLQGYTRGARRNGSEILERHEVLSAERDGAAWILTTPAGEISAKVVVNAAGAWADPVATLFGVEPIGIVPHRRTAITVDLPDGVDATTLPEINEIDEDFYMKPEGGRLLASPADATPCEPSDVQPEEIDVAWAAHYVEEATTISVRRIAKSWAGLRSFSADKLPVVGFAPGRSDFFWLAGQGGYGILTSPSLGQLAASLLIDTPMPKAFRSEALDPRSFSPARFQK, translated from the coding sequence ATGCGGAAATACGATGTGGTCATCATTGGCGGTGGAATTGCGGGCTTGTCGCTCGCCTATTTCCTCAGTCAGCACCGCTCGGTTGCCGTCATCGAACGGGAGGACGCGCTTGGTTACCACAGCACCGGCCGATCCGCCGCCGAGTTCGTCCTGAGGTACAACGCGCCGGAAGTGTGCGCGCTGGCGAGGATCGCCAAGGTTTTCTTCGATAAACCGCCGCAGGGCTTCAGCGATGTGCAGCTCTTGAAGCAGCGCGGCGGCGTGATGATTGCCAGCGACGATAAAATCGAACGGTTCGAAACGGCTCTGGCCGACGAACGCGCGTTCACGCCGGAGATCGAGCGTCTGACACCGGAACAGGCCGTGTCTCGCATTCCGATCCTCAAACCCGACTACGTTGCCGCCGCTTACCACGACCCGAATTTCTGGGACATCGAGGTGGAAAACCTGCTTCAAGGCTACACCAGGGGCGCCCGGCGGAACGGAAGCGAGATCCTGGAACGCCATGAGGTCTTGTCGGCCGAACGCGATGGAGCCGCCTGGATCCTGACGACGCCCGCCGGCGAGATCAGCGCGAAGGTCGTCGTTAACGCCGCCGGTGCCTGGGCCGATCCGGTCGCCACGCTCTTCGGGGTCGAACCGATCGGCATAGTTCCGCATCGCCGCACCGCCATTACCGTCGATCTCCCGGATGGGGTGGACGCGACAACCTTGCCGGAAATCAACGAGATAGACGAGGATTTTTACATGAAGCCGGAAGGCGGGCGACTGCTCGCCTCTCCGGCGGACGCCACGCCTTGCGAGCCGTCCGATGTCCAGCCGGAGGAGATCGATGTCGCCTGGGCTGCACATTACGTGGAAGAGGCCACCACCATCTCCGTGCGGAGGATCGCCAAGAGCTGGGCGGGCCTGCGCAGCTTCTCGGCCGACAAGCTGCCCGTCGTCGGCTTTGCGCCAGGGCGATCGGATTTCTTCTGGCTTGCCGGCCAGGGCGGCTACGGCATCCTCACGTCACCGTCGCTGGGGCAGCTTGCCGCAAGCCTCCTGATCGACACGCCCATGCCCAAGGCGTTTCGGAGCGAGGCGCTCGATCCCCGATCCTTCTCCCCTGCCCGCTTCCAAAAGTAG
- a CDS encoding LysR family transcriptional regulator, protein MTNNRLERFAHNLDWNLLRTFVVVVEEGSITAAANRLLLQQPAVSMALKRLEQTVGQKLIDRRPGRFNLTEAGEKLHGQCRDIFAAVVRLPNVLETAGEEVTGHLNIHSVSHAHNPAWDRKLDAFFRMHPKVTLSVTVATTVDVLSAVERNIATMGLCDGIIPDGLNKSFHIRERYALYCGRGHPLFGVEGVDFNDLRGNPYIAFIADVLGGQHMNSVTAVRAIGSFGQQVRGVSCNVEEVMRLISANVGIGMLPDHLAGPAVKAGQLWQLPPYSDLPTTDVFRISNPNSILNPAEAAFLAHVADTEPLDHCLSHNLD, encoded by the coding sequence ATGACCAACAATCGCCTCGAACGTTTTGCCCACAATCTCGACTGGAATCTGCTGCGCACCTTCGTCGTCGTCGTCGAGGAGGGCAGCATTACGGCAGCGGCCAACCGGCTGCTTCTGCAGCAGCCGGCCGTCAGCATGGCGTTGAAGCGGCTGGAGCAGACCGTCGGCCAGAAACTGATCGACCGGCGGCCGGGTCGGTTCAATCTCACCGAAGCGGGTGAGAAACTGCACGGCCAGTGCCGGGACATTTTCGCGGCGGTGGTTCGTCTGCCCAATGTGCTGGAGACCGCGGGCGAGGAGGTGACCGGCCATCTCAACATCCATTCGGTCAGCCATGCCCACAATCCGGCCTGGGACCGCAAGCTCGACGCTTTCTTCCGAATGCATCCGAAAGTGACGCTGTCGGTGACTGTCGCGACAACGGTTGATGTGCTCAGCGCCGTCGAGCGCAACATCGCCACGATGGGCCTTTGCGACGGCATCATTCCCGACGGATTGAACAAGAGCTTCCATATTCGCGAGCGATACGCACTTTATTGCGGGCGCGGCCATCCGCTGTTCGGTGTCGAAGGCGTCGATTTCAACGACCTGCGTGGCAACCCCTATATCGCCTTCATTGCCGACGTCCTTGGCGGGCAGCACATGAATTCGGTGACCGCCGTTCGCGCGATCGGCTCCTTCGGCCAGCAGGTCCGGGGCGTTTCCTGCAATGTCGAGGAGGTCATGCGGCTGATTTCCGCCAATGTCGGTATCGGCATGCTGCCCGATCATCTCGCGGGCCCGGCAGTCAAGGCCGGGCAGTTGTGGCAGTTGCCGCCCTACAGCGACCTTCCGACAACGGATGTCTTTCGAATCTCGAACCCGAACTCGATCCTCAATCCGGCCGAAGCCGCCTTTCTCGCGCATGTGGCGGACACGGAACCGCTGGATCATTGTCTCAGCCATAATCTGGATTGA
- a CDS encoding acyl-CoA dehydrogenase encodes MAEKIQFQWDDPFLLEEQLSEDERMIRDTARAYAQEKLQPRVIEAYREEKTDPTIFREMGDLGLLGVTVPESYGGAGASYVAYGLVAREIERVDSGYRSMMSVQSSLVIYPIFAYGSEDQKRRYLPKLISGEWIGCFGLTEPDAGSDPSGMKTRAIKTDGGYRLIGSKMWISNAPLADVFVVWAKSEAHGNAIRGFVLEKGMKGLSAPKIAGKLSLRASITGEIVLDNVEVGEDALLPNVEGLKGPFGCLNRARYGISWGALGAAEFCWHAARQYGLDRKQFNRPLAQTQLFQKKLADMQTEITLGLQGSLRVGRLMDEGRMAPEMISIVKRNNCGKALDIARMARDMHGGNGISEEYQVMRHMLNLETVNTYEGTHDVHALILGRAQTGLQAFF; translated from the coding sequence ATGGCCGAAAAGATCCAGTTCCAATGGGACGATCCGTTTCTGCTCGAGGAACAACTGAGCGAAGACGAGCGGATGATCCGCGATACGGCGCGCGCCTACGCCCAGGAGAAGCTGCAGCCGCGCGTGATCGAAGCTTATCGCGAGGAAAAGACCGACCCGACGATCTTCCGCGAGATGGGCGATCTCGGCTTGCTCGGCGTCACCGTGCCGGAAAGCTATGGCGGCGCCGGCGCGTCCTATGTCGCCTATGGCCTCGTCGCCCGCGAAATCGAGCGTGTCGATTCCGGCTATCGTTCGATGATGAGCGTGCAGTCGTCGCTCGTCATCTATCCGATCTTTGCTTACGGTTCCGAGGATCAAAAGCGGCGGTACCTTCCGAAGCTCATCAGCGGTGAATGGATCGGCTGCTTCGGGCTCACCGAGCCGGACGCAGGCTCCGATCCCTCAGGTATGAAGACGCGGGCGATCAAGACCGACGGTGGTTACCGGCTGATCGGCTCGAAGATGTGGATCTCCAACGCGCCGCTTGCCGATGTCTTCGTCGTCTGGGCGAAGTCGGAGGCCCATGGAAACGCGATCCGCGGCTTCGTGTTGGAAAAGGGCATGAAGGGACTTTCGGCGCCGAAGATCGCGGGCAAGCTTTCGCTGCGCGCATCGATCACCGGCGAGATCGTTCTCGACAATGTCGAGGTTGGCGAGGATGCGCTGCTGCCGAATGTCGAAGGGCTCAAGGGTCCCTTCGGCTGCCTCAATCGCGCCCGCTACGGCATCTCCTGGGGCGCGCTCGGTGCGGCCGAATTCTGCTGGCACGCCGCGCGTCAATACGGGCTCGATCGCAAGCAGTTCAACCGTCCGCTCGCCCAGACCCAGCTCTTCCAGAAGAAGCTTGCGGACATGCAGACCGAGATCACGCTCGGCCTGCAGGGATCGCTCCGTGTCGGCCGGCTGATGGACGAGGGCCGGATGGCTCCGGAAATGATCTCGATCGTCAAGCGCAACAATTGCGGTAAAGCGCTTGATATTGCCCGGATGGCCCGCGACATGCATGGCGGCAATGGCATCTCCGAGGAATACCAGGTGATGCGCCACATGCTCAATCTGGAAACCGTCAACACTTACGAGGGTACGCATGACGTTCATGCCCTGATCCTCGGCCGCGCCCAGACCGGGCTGCAGGCGTTCTTCTGA
- a CDS encoding CaiB/BaiF CoA transferase family protein yields the protein METPLKGIRVLELARILAGPWIGQTLADLGADVIKVESPAGDDTRTWGPPFVEGESGEKLDAAYFHACNRGKRSVVLDFTTEEGQEAVRRLAAQSDVLLENFKVGGLAKYGLDYESLRKINPRLIYCSVTGFGQDGPYAHRAGYDYIVQGMSGIMDLTGEPDREPQKIGVAFADIFTGLYGVIAVQAALAQRERTGEGQQIDMALLDCMTGVLANQALNFLVSGKAPRRLGNAHPNIAPYQVFPTVDGHLIVAVGNDRQFVKFCDVLGRADLASDARYLTNAGRVQHRDTLTPELAAETAKFARDALLAKLEAAGVPGGPINTVADVFADPQILHRQMRVDTPHTGAAAGTSPGVRTPLRFSGASLALERGVPRLGEHTTEVLAEIGMAPKAKG from the coding sequence ATGGAAACGCCGCTCAAAGGTATTCGCGTTCTCGAACTCGCCCGCATCCTCGCCGGCCCCTGGATCGGCCAGACACTTGCCGATCTTGGTGCCGACGTCATCAAGGTCGAAAGTCCGGCAGGTGACGATACCCGAACCTGGGGACCACCTTTCGTGGAAGGCGAGAGTGGCGAGAAGCTCGACGCCGCCTATTTCCACGCCTGCAATCGGGGCAAGCGTTCGGTCGTGCTCGACTTCACGACAGAGGAGGGGCAGGAGGCGGTACGGCGGCTGGCGGCACAATCCGATGTGCTCCTCGAAAACTTCAAGGTCGGCGGTCTCGCCAAATACGGGCTCGACTATGAGAGCCTGAGGAAGATCAACCCGCGGCTCATCTATTGTTCCGTAACCGGCTTCGGCCAGGACGGCCCGTATGCCCACCGCGCCGGCTACGACTACATCGTCCAGGGCATGAGCGGGATCATGGATCTGACCGGTGAACCGGATCGCGAGCCGCAGAAGATCGGCGTCGCCTTCGCAGACATCTTTACCGGGCTTTACGGCGTAATTGCCGTGCAGGCGGCGCTTGCGCAGCGCGAGCGCACCGGCGAGGGGCAGCAGATCGACATGGCGCTGCTCGATTGCATGACCGGCGTGCTCGCCAACCAGGCGCTGAATTTTCTCGTCTCGGGCAAGGCGCCGCGGCGTCTCGGCAATGCGCATCCGAACATCGCGCCTTACCAGGTCTTTCCGACCGTTGACGGTCATTTGATCGTCGCCGTCGGAAACGACCGGCAGTTCGTCAAATTCTGCGACGTGCTCGGTCGCGCGGATCTCGCGTCAGACGCGCGATACCTGACCAATGCCGGCCGTGTGCAGCATCGCGATACCCTCACGCCGGAACTCGCCGCGGAAACGGCGAAGTTCGCGCGGGATGCGCTCCTGGCGAAACTCGAAGCCGCGGGTGTCCCGGGCGGCCCGATCAACACGGTGGCGGATGTTTTCGCCGATCCGCAGATCCTTCATAGGCAGATGCGGGTGGACACGCCGCACACCGGGGCCGCGGCCGGTACGTCGCCGGGCGTCAGGACTCCGCTTCGGTTCTCAGGCGCGTCGCTCGCGCTTGAGCGCGGCGTGCCCCGGCTTGGGGAGCACACGACGGAAGTGCTGGCCGAGATAGGAATGGCCCCGAAAGCAAAAGGGTGA
- the htpG gene encoding molecular chaperone HtpG, whose amino-acid sequence MSEVEMSVEKHVFEADVARLLHLMVHSVYSDKNIFLRELISNAADACEKLRYEAIVAPELLANDPAPRITLTLDEDKARLAVEDNGIGMSRDELVESLGTIARSGTRAFMERIEAAQGKEGAQLIGQFGVGFYSAFMVADNVDVISRRAGSDKAWHWASDGKGSYTVSAVELADAPARGTRITLHLMDDAKTYTSRWTVERIVREQSGHVPVPISIVEKPGSEPAQVADGTALWTKPKSEISKEDYADFYRSVAGQYDEPAVTVHFRAEGRHEYTALAFVPGSKPFDLFDPDRKGRMKLYVKRVFITDEAELLPRYLRFVRGLIDTADLPLNVSREMIQESPLLASIRKGLTNRVLTSIEKLAESEPEAFAKVWENFGSVIKEGIYEDFERRAQLIALSRFRTTTSDDKPRALSDYVKDMKEGQTAIYYLAGDNLAQLKASPQLEGFRARGIEVLLLTDPVDSFWVTSAPDFEGKPFKSITQGAADLAGIAKQEADGTTSAETSQTVTEFVAFAKRALGEAVSDVRTSERLTESAVCLVAPEHGPDRQLEKMLQGAGRIDSSAKPILEINPGHSLITAIAACPAEDDAFREDAVKLLLDQARVLDGDKPEDPRAFAERLSRVFSRALKG is encoded by the coding sequence ATGAGTGAAGTCGAAATGTCCGTCGAAAAACATGTCTTCGAAGCCGATGTGGCGCGGCTGCTCCATTTGATGGTGCACTCGGTCTACTCGGACAAGAACATCTTCCTTCGCGAACTGATTTCGAATGCGGCAGATGCCTGTGAGAAGCTGCGCTACGAGGCGATCGTCGCACCTGAGCTGCTCGCCAACGATCCCGCACCACGCATCACGTTGACGCTGGACGAAGACAAGGCGCGTCTCGCGGTCGAGGACAACGGCATCGGCATGAGCCGTGACGAACTGGTCGAATCCCTCGGCACCATTGCACGTTCCGGCACGCGCGCCTTCATGGAGCGGATCGAGGCAGCACAAGGCAAGGAAGGCGCACAGCTCATTGGCCAATTCGGTGTCGGTTTCTATTCCGCATTCATGGTGGCCGACAATGTCGACGTCATTTCCCGTCGTGCCGGCTCGGACAAGGCCTGGCATTGGGCGTCCGACGGCAAGGGTAGCTACACGGTTTCGGCGGTTGAACTCGCCGATGCTCCGGCGCGCGGCACGCGGATCACGCTGCACCTCATGGACGATGCCAAGACTTACACTTCGCGCTGGACGGTCGAGCGGATCGTCAGGGAGCAGTCCGGCCATGTGCCCGTACCGATCTCGATCGTCGAGAAGCCCGGCAGCGAACCCGCCCAGGTCGCGGACGGCACGGCTCTCTGGACAAAGCCGAAGAGCGAGATCTCCAAGGAAGATTATGCCGATTTCTACCGCAGCGTCGCCGGCCAGTATGATGAACCAGCCGTGACCGTTCACTTCCGGGCGGAAGGCCGCCACGAATATACCGCGCTCGCCTTCGTGCCGGGCTCCAAACCGTTCGATCTTTTCGATCCGGATCGCAAGGGGCGTATGAAACTCTACGTCAAGCGCGTCTTCATCACCGACGAGGCGGAATTGCTGCCCCGCTACCTGCGCTTCGTACGCGGCCTGATCGATACGGCCGATCTGCCCCTCAACGTCTCGCGCGAGATGATCCAGGAGAGCCCGCTCCTCGCCAGCATCCGGAAGGGGCTGACGAACCGGGTGCTGACCAGCATCGAGAAACTGGCGGAAAGCGAGCCGGAGGCCTTCGCCAAGGTCTGGGAAAACTTCGGCAGTGTCATCAAGGAAGGCATCTACGAGGATTTCGAGCGTCGTGCACAGCTCATCGCGCTTTCGCGCTTCCGCACCACCACGTCGGACGACAAGCCGCGCGCCTTGAGCGACTACGTCAAGGACATGAAGGAAGGGCAGACGGCGATCTACTACCTGGCTGGCGACAACCTTGCCCAATTGAAGGCCTCGCCGCAGCTCGAAGGTTTTCGTGCTCGCGGCATCGAAGTGTTGCTGCTCACCGATCCGGTCGACAGCTTCTGGGTGACCTCGGCGCCGGATTTCGAGGGCAAGCCGTTCAAGTCGATCACGCAAGGGGCGGCGGATCTTGCCGGTATCGCAAAGCAAGAGGCCGACGGGACGACGTCTGCGGAGACGAGCCAGACCGTCACCGAATTCGTGGCCTTCGCCAAGAGGGCGCTCGGCGAAGCGGTCTCCGATGTCAGGACCTCGGAGCGGTTGACGGAAAGCGCGGTCTGCCTCGTCGCGCCGGAGCACGGACCGGACCGGCAGCTCGAGAAGATGCTACAGGGTGCCGGTCGTATCGACAGCTCAGCAAAGCCGATCCTGGAGATCAATCCCGGCCACAGCCTCATCACCGCCATCGCTGCCTGCCCCGCCGAGGACGACGCATTCCGCGAGGACGCGGTGAAGCTCTTGCTCGACCAGGCGCGCGTCCTCGACGGCGACAAGCCGGAGGACCCGCGCGCTTTCGCCGAGCGGCTGTCGCGCGTCTTCAGCCGGGCTTTGAAGGGGTAA
- a CDS encoding acetate/propionate family kinase — protein sequence MDALLVVNAGSSSLKFQVFGIAGMDLTRQIRGKIDGIGTRPRLQATAADNSQLIDQTYDAKAVHDLPAAITEARRWLLTLEGFELRAVGHRVVHGGPDYARPVLIDAAVLDRLASYQDLAPLHQPNNLAPIRLAMEINPDVPQVACFDTAFHRGHAKHTDCYALPQSFYDEGVRRYGFHGLSYEYIAERLREVTPQKARGRVIVAHLGSGASMCALRDGRSIESTMGFTALDGLPMGTRPGQLDPGVVLYLMTHKGMSAEKVSDLLYHDAGLKGLSGLSSDMRELLASGDPNAALAVAHFVYRCVLNTGMLAAALGGVDAFVFTAGVGENSAPIRARIVEGLGWLGAELDPAANEAGAALISTAKSRIALHVIPTDEELMIARHTLELINAHAA from the coding sequence ATGGACGCGCTCCTTGTCGTCAACGCCGGCTCATCGAGCCTTAAGTTCCAAGTTTTCGGCATCGCCGGCATGGACCTGACACGCCAGATCCGCGGGAAAATCGACGGTATCGGCACGAGGCCGCGTCTGCAGGCGACCGCGGCCGACAACAGCCAGCTCATCGACCAGACCTATGACGCGAAGGCCGTTCACGATCTTCCGGCCGCCATTACCGAGGCTAGACGCTGGCTCCTGACGCTGGAGGGCTTCGAGTTGCGGGCGGTCGGTCACCGGGTCGTGCACGGCGGTCCTGACTACGCGCGGCCCGTGCTGATCGATGCGGCCGTGCTCGACCGCCTCGCAAGCTACCAAGACCTTGCACCTCTGCATCAGCCGAACAACCTGGCGCCGATCCGTCTGGCGATGGAGATCAATCCGGATGTGCCGCAGGTTGCCTGCTTCGACACGGCCTTTCATCGCGGCCACGCCAAGCACACCGATTGCTACGCCCTCCCGCAGAGTTTCTATGATGAGGGCGTCCGACGCTACGGCTTTCATGGACTTTCATACGAGTACATCGCCGAGCGGCTCCGAGAGGTGACGCCGCAAAAGGCCCGCGGGCGCGTCATTGTCGCCCATCTCGGTAGCGGTGCTTCTATGTGCGCGTTGCGAGATGGTCGCAGCATCGAGAGCACGATGGGCTTCACGGCGCTCGATGGACTGCCCATGGGTACACGGCCAGGTCAGCTCGATCCGGGTGTCGTCCTCTACCTGATGACCCATAAGGGCATGAGCGCCGAGAAGGTGTCGGATCTGCTCTACCATGATGCCGGGCTCAAAGGGTTGTCCGGCCTATCGAGCGACATGCGCGAACTTCTGGCGAGCGGCGACCCGAATGCCGCGCTCGCCGTCGCTCATTTCGTTTATCGGTGTGTGCTCAATACGGGGATGCTCGCGGCGGCGCTGGGAGGGGTCGATGCCTTCGTCTTCACGGCTGGCGTCGGCGAGAACTCTGCCCCGATCCGCGCACGCATCGTCGAAGGCCTCGGCTGGCTCGGGGCAGAGCTCGACCCGGCGGCGAACGAGGCGGGCGCCGCATTGATCTCAACGGCCAAAAGCCGCATTGCCCTGCACGTTATTCCAACCGACGAGGAACTGATGATCGCGCGCCACACGCTTGAGCTCATCAATGCGCATGCAGCCTGA